The Brachionichthys hirsutus isolate HB-005 chromosome 17, CSIRO-AGI_Bhir_v1, whole genome shotgun sequence genome segment CGACGGAATCATCCTTTTACGCACCGCAGGTTTCCAGTGCCCAGGAAGCAAAGCAGCCCCAGAGCCATCAAGCCACTGCTATTCTTCTTTGTGGTTTTCCTCTCAGCCTTATTTTCCCCTCCCAAAGACATAAATCTGATCTAAAAGTTGCACTTTTCTTCTAAAATCCCTTTTGACAACTGAATCCCCTAAACGTCTCTGGCTTATCTAGAGGTTTTTCCCCACCCGCCTGGGCCTTCACAGAAAGGAGCGCTcctgaaaatgttttcatatATAATCTTATGTATAAACTTACACGTTacaaacagtttaaaaaaacaaaaaaagctgattATGACAGGACAAGCAAGCCAGTCGTTAACCAAACATATTGGCCTTTTGCCCTCCCCCCACAGCTTGAATATATTTGgtaaaaaagcacatttaatgtCAAACATGCAGGTATTTTGTGACGTGTCCTCTTGCAGGCTTATTTTACACTGCGCCCTGCAGTAACACCCAGCATGCTATAACATCACTATagcacacacaacagcagctctGATTGAGTGATCGATTCATTACAAATAGGAAATGCACGCAAACTCCAACCCGTGGAATCATTTTGTGTATTAATGATGTGATTATTACGTGAATAAATGTGTTCGTTGGGCTTAATTATAACCTCATTTTGAAGTGCTGCTTAACCATGAAGAAATGTcagcttgatatttaatgttctGTCAAAGCAGATGTATTTTAGCCACATGTAAGCAAAGCCTTCATCAAACACGCCGTGTTGGCAGGGTTAGAAGGCTGGCAGGGTTTGCTGCATGGGTTACTGATGAAACAACCAAGCAAGCGACCAAGCCAAAAtcgtaaaaacaaaatacaaataaaaaatgagtcTATGAAGGCAGGAACAGCCTTTTACCATCATCTGACTTGCAAATGTGCGCTTCCTCTTAGAAGGCAGGGTGCTGAGCATTCCTGAGATGGTAGCATCATTAAAAGTAGCATTTAGTGTTAAGGTCAAACCTGTTGCATTGAGCCGTTTAAACTGTGCAATTTGGTTATTAGAAATATCTTATAAATAGTATGTTTTGCCAATTAATCTACACTATAGATAGATATGGATATATAGACGCTGAAAAAAAGATTGATTGTGCCatgcaaagaaagaaatgttcATTGTGAGGATATGGCGGtgggggtggtgtgtgtgtgggggggtgggggggtctttATAAACTGCCTCTGCGGTGGGTAGTAAATCTCAACACTAAAGCACTCTGCTGTCTGACCAGTTGGTCGCAGATGGGATGTGAGGTGTTCTCCATTATGCTGCGCTGTTTATGCAACATCCTTTTCTTAACAATCAACCCCAGGGGCTCGGCCGCAGCACAAAGCCAGCCCTTCCTCACCGTCCTGTTCGGCCTCTTTGTGCCAGCAGctctggtgctgatgctgcaaaCAGAATTACACTTGACAATAAAAGGGCGAAAAGATACGCATCCACATATTAAAGGAGCCAAGCCTTGTTCTGTCCCTTTCTGTTCCCTAACAACGGTCCTTCTTTAATCCACGGCCATCTCCTTTGCCTTAGTGACCAATAAGAGAAGGTGGCTGTTTGCCGCACCGTGCCACAAAGGGATCTGCCAGCTTACTGTGTCTCCCGTTCAGCGCTAACACACCCCAAACAACTGCAGAGACATCTGAGAATGCAAGCAGATTGTTGCTGGAAGTCTGAGTTGTACAGCTTAAAGAGGAAAGGTGAGAGTTCAGCCCCCCCCAGGGTGCCCAAACCGTGGCGTGCCTGTCAGGTAGTCAATAATCCCGTAGAATTGGGAGGCATTCTACATCTCTGGGAGCCTCAACCAGATTGCATTAAAGGTACCGGAGAACTCAAACAGCAGGATTCCGACTGTGCTTTATGCTTTGGCTGGAGATAATGATGACGGCCCGGCATCCAGTTTTTTACATTGTGTGATGCTAAGACAACCTCTTCTATAATTACTATAATAATATCCAGGAGACTTTAGTTTCCGCTAGTATAAAGCAAAATCTATATTACTTGTGGTTTATGTAATGTCTAGTTTAGGTGTGGCTAAAGACGTGTCTCTCGCACAAGGATTAATTGTCTGTTTTATGAAGGTCTTTGAAGTCCCCGGGGCTGACCTTCCTAcataaatgttcaaatgtagTGGATTGTGTTGAATTTATAGTGTCTCCTTGGTGCTTGATGATTCCCACTGCCTCCTTATAATCTTCCTAATAATGGGATCAGAGAAACCTGAATAATCCAATTCAATTCAGTCCAAACCCCGCGATAAATAACTTAAATGCCTAATCGTTCTGCGAGGCTATAAAATATCGTGTTAACGTTACACCTCCTTCTGCAGAGGAGGCTAAatcaacaaaataatttatacaaTATAAGCTGAAATAAAGGTTGTAATATAATGCTGCCTCCTGGGCTGCCTCATTGCAATAAATGTTGTTTGACTCTGACATTTACTAAGCTGTTTATTAGTTTTATCTATGTTTAATGTAGGCTTATCAAAGTCATTCATCAtcgtcattttatttattttttcacacaAATTGTTTAGAAATCACCTAAAACCTCACCTATTGTAAGGCTTCAATTATCAATGACAATGTTTTAAAGCAATTATTTCATATTAACCCTAAAACAAACATGTGGGTGTGTAATTTTCCCCATATCagctcaaaatgtgtttttgttgttgtcatggcTCGGTTTAAATCCTCTTTGGTTTTTCTGCCTTTCTATGCTCGCTCATTTAGTTTGTATCAGAGACAAAACTGCAGAGAGGCAGCAACAATTTAAATTTGATGTAAGGCAATGGAGCCCTCAAGGCGCATTTTCCGACACACATACATGCTCACACGTACAGCGATAATGGCTCCGTAATTGCCAGAGGCAGACCACGGAGCACAATCAGGAGGCTGCAGCAAGGCACAGCCCAATATTTAAAATTTATTACGACAGATAGTACATTTTTATTACCCAGGGGCCACTGATTTGTTTTGGGATTCGATAAACCACACTCATCCACATAGTTCTTatcactttctttttctctgccccccccccccccctctcccacccTGCCTCATGCACTCAGAGTGGTTCAGCCCCAGACAGCATGTGACCTCAGGGTTAGGAGCATTACACCAAACAGAAGACAGACACTGAGTCAGGGAGCAAAGTTCATTCAACACCCtcctaaatcataaatgaaaTGACAATTTGGGTTTGGAGGACAGATTATCAAGTGTCTTCTTGCACGCAAAACGTTTCTTGCACAATGAAACGTCAATGTTAAAGGATTAATTTTGTAATTTAGAGCCGTATGACAACAGAGCGGCTCAAGTGACATCACTTGAGGACATTTTGCTCCTCGTAGCGCGACTGGATACTTATTCCACTTTGTCTCAGATGCGACAGGACTCCCTTTAAAGACTTGTGAGCATgtcagcatgaaaaaaaaataaaacttctttCACGAGAGCCAAGCATGCACCATATGTGCTGGCACACATACATGTTTCATATTTCATCTGGCTGTGTCAATCAGATTCATTTCAGCTCGGCAGCACTTGGAGTAACTGAACGTGGAAGCAACTGAAGCAAATACAAATCACTTGTGTCTCAGAGTAACGAGCAAGATATCCAATAACaataacacaaatataaatcatgCTAAGTGGGAGCAGCATTTAGAATTAAAAGCTCATTTGGGAAGCATGCTCAAATTTAGCCAAACATTGAATGATCCATTAAAATGAGTTTTTCCATTCACCGCTGATGGTGCAATTCCTGCTCTGTTCACATTGATGACATGAATCATAATGTACTATCTTAttatttattccccccccccccccccccccagtgtgtagATTGCAAGATAATTACAGTCACAAGccatttttaatttcacatgTAATCTATTCAGCTGAGTGCTTTTGTGCACTGATGCAGGACTTGAAAATGTCAGTGATTCATACTTGGATCGGAGTGGAAGTATTCTAGTGGTGCTCAGTTTGTAGGTTTGGGAATGAGGAAGGGGGTAAGCAGGACTGCGTGTGTGCATTGTGCTAACAAGAGAGACAAATAGGACACAGAAGCAGGAACagaaataagggggggggggggggggcaggtgcatCACTaatggctttttaaaaaggttatGGCGTAGAGCTCTTATTTTCTAATGGGGCTCCGGCTGTGCTTGAGAAGCAATTTCCGGAAAAGATAATGTTGTTGAGTGAGTGCAgagagttctctctctctccccccccccctctctctctcactctggtTTGGGTGTGTAAGTGCTCTTGTCATTTACAAGTCTGtcaaacacaaataacacaaatacaaaGGAACAGgccaggggtggggggggggggggggggtcggggcaATTGAGAGAACAGGAAGAAATTGATCATGTCAAcatttcatttctatttattattgGTGACCTTGCTGACCAATGATTCGCTTCATGTCGGACCAGCATTGAAGGCATTTTAAAAAGCTCagttatgtatttattaaatttATTATCTTAGTATGTGTTACATTCCTAATGGGCCATTTCTACTAATGAAATACTATTGAACTAATATTAAAacttgtgcatgcacacacaggctctggctctcctccttcctgcgtTAGCTAGTAACCACTGCCCCCTTGTGTCCACAGCACGCAATTACAGCCTTTTTTAAACAACATCTTTACAGATATATAAAGATACAGATACTCCTCAGTGTAACCTACCTATGAGGTCCAGCTGTGTGCTGTTAGCTGTCATACATTTCTCCACTTTGCTACTTTCCTGCTCTGAACCTTTCACTGACACAAAACAGTAATTTTGTGCTGTTTTTACAATTTCAACATAATGATAATGTAGCATGTAccgtgttaaaaaaaaaagagaaaataatggAAGAAAAATCCTTCAATCTTTATTCTGAATCAAGTTTATtggcaaaaaattaaaatttaTCAGCTGTATACAATAACGAAATCACACAACAACAGTTAAATAGTGATATtcaacaaatattacatttgattaTTTCCCTAAATATAGCAGAAcatatcttattttctcattcgTACGGATtgcatgtcgatgatttatgtactaaggactttcaacggaaacaagaccacaagggcttttttgaaatgcgcctcttagacaggatgtttgactgtactcgtactgtaatacatactactgtttgactgtacttgtactctaacattctatctaataaatatattcatcatcatcatcatgggaaTCTGTGAAGTTTGAATTTGAAGCAACTGGACTTCTGGCTCTTCAGCTCTCACCAAAGAAGCTTCTTCGCATCTTCTTCAGGCTCTCGGATGAGAAGGGAAATGTCTTCAGAGCCCAAACAGAAGCCCTGccgcacacagagacagacaaccactcacacacacacacacactcacacacactcatacactacagacaatttagagcAATCAaatcacctaagctgcatgtttttggaggaaaccggagaaaaaaccacgtggacacggggagaacatagaaactctgcacagataggattcgaacctggaaccttcttgctgtgaggcgacagcgctacccaatATGCCACTGCGCCACCTCCCTGGTATTATAGTAGCACAGCAAAATTGGGGCAACTTTTCTATTGCTTTCGGGTAAGCAGAGGTGAACGTCCTTGAGTTTGCAAACCCTTTTGTGACTTCAGGGctcaacagaaaaaaaagaaaaaaccatCAGGAATGAGTGTTAGGGTATCGGCCTATTTGTGAACAGCATCTGATTTGCAAATATTTGCTCTTATGAGGGGCAAAATTCACGAGCTTGAATAATCTTTGAGATCTTTTAGTCTTTAAAAgtagcatttaaaaaacaaacgtagAATCTGTTGCATTGGCCTGTTTAACGGCTCGGTTaatgcaaacagctgataaatatattttgccAATAAATTTACAACAGTTTGAATAATTTTGCTTCCATTGTTTATACTTTACAAACTATACAAAACTCAAAAGTCCTACAAAAGTCCTTTGTCTGCATGAGACAGCGGTCTGTGCCATTGGTTTTAGTCAGCATGAGCAAAAGATGGTGGCAAATAAAAATTAGCATCAACCACTGATGTAATTATAGACTCTTATAAAGATTCATTTTGGAAAGCAAAATGACCAAACACATTAACATTTAGATACAAGTAActagaagaaataaaacatgaatatgtTGAGGGGACACAAGTAACAAATGAACTTCATAATTGAATAGGCAAAAAATGTTTCTAAATTATTCACAGCATGGACGTAAAAACCTACAGACTTTAATAAACACACGCCTGAATAGCAAGTAGATAAACCTATATTGGAAAAATCAATTTCAGTGATGAAATAAACAGCGCCTAAAAACCAAAATGGCATCACAAGCACAGCTCGACTGTGTTAGAAATAAACGCCACAAATATACATGAAGAGATCAGACTCGTATCACCTGAAACAAATTAGATACGACACAGTTTACCAAACGATTAGTTGGTTGACCTGCGTTATCATTTACAAAAGTGCTTTTGTCTCTGACAGCATCTCTTTACTTTGTTTTACgcaatataaaaaacaacaacaacctctaCCACAAGTGACGGTACCTGCATTTCGATTTCAgaagtctttttttaaatttttattcCATGTCCTTTTTCCACGTTATTGTCCTGAGGATTTCAAGCGGTCGTCTCAGTGTGTGAACCACCAGCgattgatataaaaaaaaaaacaacctcaggaTAAAATTaggagaaatatattttttttatcaagtcATCACCAGCCAACAGTCAAGGCGTTGCTTCCAAGTCTGTGTGGGAAAACAGGACAAGCACACGGGACACAGTATTGCTTTGACCGCTCTAGCTTTGGTGAGTCTTTCCATCTGAAACAAAGATGAGGTGCTTGCTGCCAGAAAAacaggacagagaaggacagatggacaTGTGTCCATCTCCGATTGGTCCCTTTGCCGGTGACATGTTTCTGCCGTGCTCGTCGTGTGCGTCTGGTGGGTGCGCGACTTTGATTGGTGGAACTTCAGACCTGGGTTGACTTGACGCGCCGCAGAGGATGCCGCCCTTCCGGGTGTGCGGGGCACGGCAGGGGGCATTCCGAGGGCAAGTCTAGACTGCGCTGGTGAGGCAACACCGTGATGGGAAGAGCACATCTGGAGGGATGGGGGACAGGCTTGGCTGATGGTCATGTGATCTCAGAATATGGTAGCCCTGGAGCCTAACAGGCAGGGAaatgcagagaagaagaggtcAGGAAGGAGGAAGGCAAGAAGAGCAAAACAGCTGGTAGGCAGAAACTAGGGGGACAAGAGCAGATAAAACGTCTCGACTGGGAGAAGAGACAATGCAAAAATGATGAGGTGTATTGGTTTCCAGTGGGATCCAGTGACTGCATGTGGCTCTTTACTGGGCCTCTCTAATTTCCGCTGTCATTTTGTTTATGACTTTTTCCGTTGATTATTTTGGAatctttcccccccccatcccttacCTGGAGGCCACTTAACTTTTCAAGTGGACTCTCCACACGGGGCAAGCTGAGAAGAGGCAGTCCCACAGGGGGTTCCGGGTGCTGCGGAGGCGCCGCATTTGGCACTGCTATCTGGGTTGGTTGGAAATTGTTGATCACACATGAAACCTGATGGAGAAGAGGGAAGAGGTTCAACTGCGGTGCCGAGACGACTTTTGGGTTCGCCAAAAGTTCCCATTTCAAAGGGACGCGATATTGAAGAAGGCACTTGCAgtaagggagggagagagagcgataaaagaaaatgagaaaatctgAAATACGACAGGAGGCAAGGAAAGAAGGTTTGTGTTGGGGAAGTACACCAAAGAGCACTTTGATGTTAACATGCTGGTATTAAAATGAGATCTGTATCCAGATAACACGCCCATTTGATATGCTTGGATATTTCCTTTAGATTTGcaatctgatatatatattttttattgcattctCGTTATCCGATCTACTGAGAAAAGatatgtttgctccaaagaaaAACCTGCACAGCAGCAATTTAAGGTGATGgtgatttaaaaatcagtgcaaacttcctgtttcaaaaGGAGTTATCTGGGCTTGGAAAAAGCTGTGTGTGATTGGctctttcatttattcactCTCGTCCAGAGGCGTCTtgccatggagggccgagacactccaggttgtctttctctccagcagctgatctcactaatgagctccttctctcaaattcaaggaggtgttgataattaaaatcacctgccttagtgaccggctggaaggaaaacctgcagcgtctcggacCTCCATGGCACAGTCCACTGGTGAAGTATAAGTTACTGCTTCATTTATGTAATAAATATTGGACATGATATCAATATATTATTAATCAAGTAACTCCACATATGCATCTGTATGTGGCAGTACTGCATCTCCATTTATTCACAATAATCAAAATGCGCCAGTgctccctcttcttctccttctcacCAGAAATGCTGCGATGGCCCCCCCGGTGACGAACCCAGCCAGGACATCATTCCAGTGGTTCCTGTGCTCGGTCACCCGTATGACCCCCACCAGCACAGCCAGAGACAGCAGCACCAGGCACAAGGTGGGCTTGGTCAGACGGGTACCTTTGGTCTTGAACACCAGGGTCACATACATCTGGAGGAGGGAAATAGATTTGTAAACTTAAAAATGTCACCTCATTTGTTCCTGTTctgttgcctccgcgacccggcgccggataagcggtggaagatggatggatggatggatggacctcATGTTCATTGATTAACCAGGTGACGATTCCACCTGGCTTCAGCGACAAACAtgagattcattcatttaaattgtgCAATATCTTGAATCAACCACAAGATGCTGCACTCTGCTCTGAGTTTCCAGTGCCTGAAAGGCTTAATCTGGTACAAAAGGAAGGCACCAAAGAAACAGACATGATTgggccatccatccatccatccatccatccatccatccatccatccatcttcttgtagatgagtTGACCTACATTTTTTCCTCTACAGCCGCTGCCTTGAGAGTTGGGGGTGTTGCTGAGCAAGTCATTGTGAGTGAGTAAGTGAtccttttcatatttaaatgtgtaaatattcaTTAAAATTATTAAAACTAAGTATTGGAACATTCCATGATCAAGAAAGTGCATAGTGTATTCCTTCTGCaattatctttttttcttcccaaaatgtgtttttcagctGCTTTGgttaaaatatgacaaaaatatttcacCGATAGgttataattattttaattatcagctTAGCATAATGTTACCCTTTGTGTGTTTCCCTTTACCCATCACCCCACAAACAGCTCCTACCACTGTGTAAATGGCCGAATAGAAACTGAGTGCCGCGTCCTTGGAGGGGAAGGATTTGCGTGCAGATGCCACCAGGTAAGGGTTTCCCGTGCAGACTTGGTGCTCTGTGATGTACTGCAGCGGTGACTGGCAGCCCAGCGCTGTGTAGTTTGGCttgcaggcagacaggaagtgaggcgtCTGGTGTCCTGTCACCACTTGACCCGCATTGGCAAagatggtggtggtgaagaGGCCGAATGAGTAGACGCCTGtgtaaaaaatataaagatgaaaaaaaataataataataatgaaaaaaggagtttgctaaaaataaaatgggaatCAATGAAACTGGTATTGGTCAGAAACAAGCATCCAAATGGGAATTGAGTAAAGAACATCAACAGAGGACAAGGGTGACCAACATTAGCCGGCATTAAACTATAGCGTGTTCGTGTCTTCTAAATGGGAACAGAGGCCCTGCTTGGTTAATGAAAAATGTGACAGTATTAGCAATAGAGAACTGCAGAACTGACCCAGGAAACGTACGATTCTGCGGAGGAGTGGGTTGAAATAGCAGCAGTCAGCGGTCACTATGGTCTTCTCCTGACTTCCCTCAGTTTTCACAAAGAAACTGGTCACTTCCCCGATCAGGATCTggaacagaaaaacattttagtcCATCTGTGTGGATGCATGTCAGATTGATCATCTTCATAAAATCACTCATGTGTTCATCCCTCAGGTTTGGAACAATTACAGTTGTctcggttcgattcccggcttgGGCACAtatgtacactgtcgttgtgtccttgggcaagacacttcacccacattgcctgtgtgaaagagtgaacgagtgaatgtcggtggggtcaggaggactgatgctgagattggcagcctcgcccctgtcaccttaccaagtatggagtgaatgagtaATGCT includes the following:
- the LOC137906785 gene encoding phospholipid phosphatase-related protein type 5-like; translated protein: MIGGQLPQRRVMEGLPDDKGLQKTSTYIVPCFLLVELVIMAGIVLLAYYFEYTDTFPVHIQGFFCFDKAYSKPYPGPEDNSKAPPVLVYSLVTAIPTVTILIGEVTSFFVKTEGSQEKTIVTADCCYFNPLLRRIVRFLGVYSFGLFTTTIFANAGQVVTGHQTPHFLSACKPNYTALGCQSPLQYITEHQVCTGNPYLVASARKSFPSKDAALSFYSAIYTVMYVTLVFKTKGTRLTKPTLCLVLLSLAVLVGVIRVTEHRNHWNDVLAGFVTGGAIAAFLVSCVINNFQPTQIAVPNAAPPQHPEPPVGLPLLSLPRVESPLEKLQGYHILRSHDHQPSLSPIPPDVLFPSRCCLTSAV